In Humulus lupulus chromosome 7, drHumLupu1.1, whole genome shotgun sequence, the following are encoded in one genomic region:
- the LOC133792058 gene encoding uncharacterized protein LOC133792058 produces the protein MNPNMHYKNFKELTSNSKFSYTSRHIFYAAKNKARLMLEGSVAEQYVVLDDYCKQLMKLMLGSTTIIKSNMMADKRVFERVYICLKACKDDFKSCRPLVGLDGCFLKGYCKGILLAAVGIDAENSLFPIAYAICEKENTETWTWFLTLLKEDLSKVDHRNFTMISDRQKGLSNALSTLFEGAEIRFCVRHLHSNFKKEFPGLLLKQKLWACAQASTPEEFKRKMAELKGVNEKAFDWIMKKSPSEWSKSHFKTDVKCDMLLNNLCESFNAAILDAREKPIISLLEKIRYWLMNKYYVK, from the coding sequence ATGAACCCAAACATGCACTATAAAAACTTCAAGGAACTCACTTCGAACAGTAAGTTTTCTTACACTAGTAGACACATATTTTATGCTGCAAAGAATAAGGCTCGGCTAATGCTTGAGGGTTCTGTGGCTGAGCAATATGTGGTGCTTGATGATTATTGCAAACAACTAATGAAATTGATGCTAGGCAGTACTACCATTATTAAAAGCAATATGATGGCTGATAAGAGGGTGTTTGAGAGGGTCTACATATgtttaaaagcatgtaaagatgaCTTTAAGTCTTGTAGGCCTTTGGTTGGCTTGGATGGATGTTTTTTAAAGGGGTATTGCAAAGGGATACTACTTGCAGCTGTTGGTATTGATGCTGAGAACTCTTTGTTCCCAATTGCTTATGCAATATGTGAAAAGGAAAATACTGAAACATGGACATGGTTTCTGACTCTACTGAAGGAGGATTTGAGTAAGGTAGATCATAGAAATTTTACAATGATCAGTGATAGGCAGAAAGGCTTATCAAATGCCTTGTCCACTCTCTTCGAAGGTGCAGAGATTAGATTCTGCGTGAGGCATTTGCATTCTAACTTCAAGAAGGAGTTCCCCGGTCTATTGCTAAAACAAAAATTATGGGCATGTGCGCAAGCATCAACACCTGAAGAATTCAAGAGAAAGATGGCTGAACTGAAGGGTGTTAATGAGAAGGCCTTTGATTGGATAATGAAGAAAAGTCCCTCTGAATGGTCTAAAAGTCATTTCAAGACCGATGTTAAATGCGACATGCTATTGAACAACCTCTGTGAAAGCTTCAACGCTGCAATATTGGATGCAAGAGAGAAGCCCATTATCTCTTTGCTTGAGAAAATTAGGTATTGGTTGATGAATAAGTACTATGTGAAATGA